The Dendropsophus ebraccatus isolate aDenEbr1 chromosome 3, aDenEbr1.pat, whole genome shotgun sequence genomic interval CTGAGGACCTTCCATGGGGGCTGGTAACTTTGCACTTCTACTGGGTTGGCTTGTAAACCACCATCGTGTCTTTCGGGACTGGAAGCCACCATAGGGGTCCCTGTCATCCCTTGAATATTCTGTAATGACAGAACAATGCATTGTAATGACTGCAATAAAACAATAGGGACCCTCCAGCGGCCTATGTAGACATCAAAGAGCACAAAGCCTACTGACCAGGAGGAAACAACCACCTTATGTCATGTATATGTATAGCCTATTTCATATACTATAATAGTGGATAGCCAGTTACAATGCTGCAGCCAAatagataatataataatattacatgCAATATATAAGCAAGCCTACATAACATGTAAAATACTGAATGCATTATAGGTCTATACATTGTAGCCCATGTAGTGTAATAGGTTACCCATATTACTCCAAAGCTATACCATCAACTAGGATGCACTTTCCTGCTTATATTACGACCATAAACTATGGAAAATGCTGAACTAAATTATAAAccgtagcatatatatatatatatatatatatatatatacacacacacacacacatttctacCTATCTAGCTCATGTATTATTTAGTATATAGCATAAATATAAGAATACCATGCCACCTTATACAACTTTTACCAATTCAATGTTATGCAGTGTAACGTAATACAAAGCATCCTCTGTAATAATGCAGTACGACTGTATACTGATACCATATAATGTAGTATAATAGTATACAATGTATAATTTATCCTACATCTCTATGTCCTTTCACAGCAATAAATACCATATAAAACTAAATATAtcatataaaactatatcaactTGATATATAACTATATCAAGGATGCTGAACATACTACTACCACAACTTCAActtcaaataataaaataataataataataataataataagaagaagaagaagaagaagaagaagaagaagaagaagaagaagaagaagaagaagaagaagaagaagaagaagaagaagaagaagaagaagaagaagaagaagaagaagaataagaagaaataataataataataataataatatctttcTATTTATTCTGGTGAAGACTTTTAGAGTACAGTACTGGTAAGACAAGTAACCACCTATATCTTATCATTCTCTATTCAGAGTAGCAGAATACAAGGGAATCTCTGTTCTTATATCACCGTTCATATAGCCAGGAATTGAAACATTATTAGAATTAATGCTAATGCtatagcaatttaaaaaaaaaagctcagaaAAATCCTATCTTCCATATGGGCCAAATCAATTCCCCTAATTCTTATCGCTTTGATTTTTGCAGCTCCTATGTTTTCTAATAAGCACACTTTGCAGGGAGCGCCCCCTGTCGGTGAGGTCGGGTCGGACCAGCCCTCACTCACCGTTTTGTCGTTGGGTTGCTGTTGCTGGAGCTGTTTCATCATGATGCTTCTCTTTTTGTCTTTACACCTTTTATTCTGAAACCAGACCCTGATGACTCTAGGACTGAGGCCGGTCATCTCTACTAACTGTTCCTTCATGAGGGCATCAGGCCTGGGGTTGGCAGCATAGCAGGTCCTCAAGGTGTGAAGCTGTTTCTCATTAAGGACTGTCCGGACCCGGGTGGTCTTCTCTGGCTGTTTATGGACGTGGGGTCTGAGGGCCGGCTGCCGGGCAGAGATGGGCTCTGCTGCAAGACATGAAGGAGAACTTAGCAAATGGCTCTTATAATAATATTCTGCATTTCTAACCCCATATCCAAAGCAAACAAAGAAAAGACCATGCACCATGCATCTGTACAGGAATATGACCATTAAATAATGCATGCAAGGTGTGACAGTGTGGCTGTATTCAATAATTCATCAATGTGGAATATTCCACAATATaaccatatacacactataatgtatgaataGTATACACTACTATGTATCTGTATTCAATAATTCATCAATGTGGAATATTCTACAATATaaccatatacacactataatgtatgaataGTATACACTACTATGTATCTGTATTCAATAATTCATCAATGTCGAATATTCTACAATATATACACTAAAGTATATGGATAGTGTACACCACTATGTATCTCTATTCAATAATTCATCATTGTGGAAtagtctaatatatatatatatatatatatatatatatatatatatatatatatacatacacactctaCATATACACTATTATGCATGTATGAATAGAAAGTATAAGTATACACTACTATGTATCTGTATTCAATAATTAATCAATGTGGAATATTCTACAATATaaccatatacacactataatgtatgaataGTATACACTACTATGTCTCTGTATTCAATGATTCATCAATGTCGAATATTCTACAATATagccatatacacactataatgtatgaatagtatacactatacactactatGTATCTGTATTAAATAATTGATTAATGTGGACTAGTCTAATATATAGCcagccatatacacacactataatgtatgaataGAATATACACCACAATGTAGCTGTATTCAATAATTCATCCATGTGGAATATTCTCCAATATagccatatacacactataatgtatgaataGTATACACTACTATGTATCTGTATTAAATAATTGATCAATGTGGACTAGTCTAAAATAtagccatatacacacactataatgtatgaataGAATATACACCACAATATACCAATAGTCAATAATTGATCGATTTGGAATATTCTAATATGTAGTCATATGTAACACATCACAATGGATAAATACACTACAATGTATCAATATGTTATGTAAGATAGTACACTGCATGGTCGGGTGCTATATACTAAACAATGCCCTATAACACTATACAACTAATATTCTATAACACTATACAATTATCAACTATACAACTAATATTCAACTATACAACTAATATTCAACTATACAACTAATATACatacaatacaataatatatatacaacTAATATTCCTATCTAATGTGTAGTAGCCTAAACATAAAACTCTAGTGTATCAATATACAACAATGCAATTATTATTGTGCATGTAtccacatgtaatgtatagtagtaAACCTACAATGCAAAACTCTAGTGTATCAATATACAACAATGCAATTATTATTGTGCATGTACTGTGTAATATAACAATAGACAACATAATATAAACTATCATCTAGTTCTATAAAGCAACATGTAACATGCAGACAGCGCCTATATAAATCAGGTACTATGATGGGGGTGTATGAGAGCCCCCCTCATAGCTCTGGCTATGGCTGCACAGAACCTCCTCTGTGCTACATAAACTGTGTGTGCTGCTATTCACAGGACTGCTACAAGCTGATAGAAAATACAATAACAATAGGTAAACACTAGTTCTCCTTAAATATTGTGTTAAGCTGATAAGATACAACAATAAAGTGCAGCAGCACATGTGGAGTCAGTATGCGGTGTGCGACATTAAAAGGCGCACTGTTTGCTGTAGATACAGGCAGATACCCAAACACTGAGAGTGACTTTCAACTCTATGTGACTTTCAGCTCTctcggtgtatatatatgtgtctcaGTGCCTGCAGGTAGGATATAGACCTGGGGGccttgccccccttccccccccccccccccccctccttgaggTTATTCAGTTGATTTGCTTAAATGGATCCAATCTCCCTTCAATTAGTCAGAAATGGACTGGAAAATTTCCTTTTCGGATTAGAACAAGCAGTTTATCCAAAGTCTGCTATGTGATCCTTGGAATGGTTAGGGGGATAAGGCCACACAATGCATGCACCCCCCAATCTCCAAAGGAGGAGAAGACTGCGCCATTTCTGGAGCTGCGACAATTACTGGAGATTAGCTTGTTGACAGTTCAAAATTACAGTCTAagtatctgcattcaaaaataaaagaagggggggggggcatgatcccACCCCCAAGTATAACCCAAAACATCAGTGCTATTTctgaataaattatatatatatatatatatatatatatatatatatatatatataggtctatGTGTAGTAGAGCAGACAGCAGCAGTGGTGTAGTACAGACACagcccctggaggaggaggataatccTGGTGGTTGGCTCAGTACCTGCCATCTGCAGGGGTCGTGCACCAGGGTGCAGGGGACTGAGGGGGTCGCTGGCCCCCAGACTGGCCCGCTCCACTACATCATGGTCCGCCCGGCAGAACAGTCCATCCTCCCGCAGAGCGAACTCGTCCCCGGGGATGAGCTGGCGGCTGCAGGCCACACAGCGGAAACACTCGATGTGATAGACCTTGGAGCGGGCGCGCATCACGAAGTCGTTCTTACTGAAGCCCAGCGAGCACTTGGCGCACTTGATGCCATACAACCTGCGGGCACAGGACGGGGGTCAGTCACACAGCAGCGGCACAGGGGACATAGCCACACAGCATCTGCACACAGCACAGGTCACATAGAGAAagaacagatatatatatatatatatatatatatatatatatatatacacacactatatatatatatatatatatatatatatatatatatatacacactatatatatatatatatatatatatatatatatatatatatatatatatatatatatgtatgacaaACGCACAAAATAATTTAAACATACACTGACTTCActaacaaataaaataataaactaaaaagaaataaaattaaataaacaagCCTTTCAGTACAATATGATGCCTGTTCCTAGCTGCAGTGTAGTTTATTTATCCAGGTCATTCACCTATCCTCCCTGTATGATCTCTATTAATATATCTATAAATGTGTCCCATATGATCAGTGATATAAAGTTTATATAAGTTTACATACACCAATAATCattttatacattatataatcatttttttatgttatattaaattattttttGTAGATAATATTTATCCCTGTTATCACAACATTGTATAATAATAGAAAAGCTTAAACAtggttactattttttttttaataaattgttacTGTTATTTTGTAGCTTTTCTAGTTTATTACTATAGACAAGaacaatgtaaaaacaaaagactgggagtaaaaaaaaaagggggggagaggggggtcacctagaaagggggggggggctgctgcacaggaTCAGCCCCAGCCAAAGTTGATCCTGGGGGTCTGTTGTGTCACTTTATCGGTTTGCAGATTTTAATGTGAGGAAGGAAGCAGTTTCCCATTATCTAAATATCCCAATTGTTTGCGAGCAGATGATGAGCAATTTGATCTGTTCTGTCTAATTCATCAGGTCAGATAAGATaagagagcagggagggaggtggATGACCATGCACATCAGTACagagtatgtatgtgtatatatatatatatatatatatatatatatatatatatatatataatgaaattattctatttttatacaatagaccacacacacacacaatatatatgatcagaattattttaaaatattatttAGTGTTATCCCGAACCAAGGATTCAGAACAGAATAAATACTGAATCGGtcaataataaatattataaacacacacacacacacacacacacacacacacacacacgacattTAGCTGAATGATGTAATAACCTAGTATAATAGTGTCATGTGACCTACACAGAATAGTAACAAATAACACGGCTATGACCCAGCACCCCCCTTCTATTGTATGTTATTattttatatctatttatttgCCAGGCAGTGcattgtagtatatatatatcaatcaatCTATCAGGGAGGTAACATTAGGAACCTACCTGATATAGTCCCTCTTACAGTAAGTCTTTCCATCCCTAACAAAGCAGGTACAGGTCTCATCCAGGTACTGGTTGCACTCGGCGCACTTCAGGCAGGCGGCGTGCCACTCCAGGTCCGGGGACACCCGCAGGATATACTGGTCGTGGATCTGGTTGCCGCAGCCGACACACAGGGAGATCAGCCGCTTTTCTGCAGAGGAGGtaga includes:
- the ISL1 gene encoding insulin gene enhancer protein ISL-1 isoform X2 gives rise to the protein MGDMGDPPKKKRLISLCVGCGNQIHDQYILRVSPDLEWHAACLKCAECNQYLDETCTCFVRDGKTYCKRDYIRLYGIKCAKCSLGFSKNDFVMRARSKVYHIECFRCVACSRQLIPGDEFALREDGLFCRADHDVVERASLGASDPLSPLHPGARPLQMAEPISARQPALRPHVHKQPEKTTRVRTVLNEKQLHTLRTCYAANPRPDALMKEQLVEMTGLSPRVIRVWFQNKRCKDKKRSIMMKQLQQQQPNDKTNIQGMTGTPMVASSPERHDGGLQANPVEVQSYQPPWKVLSDFALQSDIDQPAFQQLTCFSQVNFSEGGPGSNSTGSEVASMSSQLPDTPNSMVASPIEA
- the ISL1 gene encoding insulin gene enhancer protein ISL-1 isoform X3; protein product: MGDMGDPPKKKRLISLCVGCGNQIHDQYILRVSPDLEWHAACLKCAECNQYLDETCTCFVRDGKTYCKRDYIRLYGIKCAKCSLGFSKNDFVMRARSKVYHIECFRCVACSRQLIPGDEFALREDGLFCRADHDVVERASLGASDPLSPLHPGARPLQMAAEPISARQPALRPHVHKQPEKTTRVRTVLNEKQLHTLRTCYAANPRPDALMKEQLVEMTGLSPRVIRVWFQNKRCKDKKRSIMMKQLQQQQPNDKTNIQGMTGTPMVASSPERHDGGLQANPVEVQSYQPPWKVLSDFALQSDIDQPAFQQLVNFSEGGPGSNSTGSEVASMSSQLPDTPNSMVASPIEA
- the ISL1 gene encoding insulin gene enhancer protein ISL-1 isoform X1, with protein sequence MGDMGDPPKKKRLISLCVGCGNQIHDQYILRVSPDLEWHAACLKCAECNQYLDETCTCFVRDGKTYCKRDYIRLYGIKCAKCSLGFSKNDFVMRARSKVYHIECFRCVACSRQLIPGDEFALREDGLFCRADHDVVERASLGASDPLSPLHPGARPLQMAAEPISARQPALRPHVHKQPEKTTRVRTVLNEKQLHTLRTCYAANPRPDALMKEQLVEMTGLSPRVIRVWFQNKRCKDKKRSIMMKQLQQQQPNDKTNIQGMTGTPMVASSPERHDGGLQANPVEVQSYQPPWKVLSDFALQSDIDQPAFQQLTCFSQVNFSEGGPGSNSTGSEVASMSSQLPDTPNSMVASPIEA
- the ISL1 gene encoding insulin gene enhancer protein ISL-1 isoform X4; this encodes MGDMGDPPKKKRLISLCVGCGNQIHDQYILRVSPDLEWHAACLKCAECNQYLDETCTCFVRDGKTYCKRDYIRLYGIKCAKCSLGFSKNDFVMRARSKVYHIECFRCVACSRQLIPGDEFALREDGLFCRADHDVVERASLGASDPLSPLHPGARPLQMAEPISARQPALRPHVHKQPEKTTRVRTVLNEKQLHTLRTCYAANPRPDALMKEQLVEMTGLSPRVIRVWFQNKRCKDKKRSIMMKQLQQQQPNDKTNIQGMTGTPMVASSPERHDGGLQANPVEVQSYQPPWKVLSDFALQSDIDQPAFQQLVNFSEGGPGSNSTGSEVASMSSQLPDTPNSMVASPIEA